The Agreia sp. COWG nucleotide sequence CGGCACCCGACTCGCGGCCGAGGACCTTCCCGGCGCCATCGCGGTGATCGCGCTGGCCCCGCGGGGCAGCATGTTCGATCCGCGAGACGTGTTCTATATGCAGAAGCTCATCGCAGGGGCGGCAGGCATCGGCGTGCTCGACCTGCGGCTGCCGGCTGCGCAGAACGCGTCGCTACTGGCCGACGCGCTCGAGAAGCCGATCGACGACCTCGTGGTGGCCGTTCTCGACAAACCGCGGCACGCATCCATGGTCACTGAGCTGCGCGCCGCCGGCGCCCGGGTTCGGCTCGTCGGAGAGGGTGATGTCTCGATCGCCATCGCGGCTGCCACGCCCGGCTCGGGCATCGACGCGGTCATGGGAGTCGGCGGAACGCCCGAGGGCGTCATCGCGGCGTGCGCTGTGCGCTCGCTCGGCGGCTTCATGCAGGGCCGGATGGCTCCGCAGTCAGACGCGCAGCGCAGCGCAGCCCTCGCGGCGGGCCATGACCTGGGGCGGGTGTTCTCTGTCGAGGAGCTGGTCACGAGCGGCAGGGTGCTGCTGGTCTCGACCCCGGTGACCTGAGCGAGATGGTCTCGCCACGGCTTCGGGCGGACTAGTCGTCGCTGCGCGACGACCGCGCCGGCCGCCAGACGACGAGCTCGGTGCGACGGGCGGTGCGGGTGCCGTGCTTCAAAGAGACGACGTCGCCCTGCACATCGGCGGCGAAAACGCGGCGACCGGGGCGGTTGAGCAGCTCGTCGGCCAGGGCGCCCTCGAGTTCGCGCACGCGGCCGGAGAGCGCCGCAACCTGGTTCTCGAGGGTCAGGATGCGGGCGATGCCCTCGAGGCTGACACCTTCGGCCGAGAGCCGGGCCACCTCGCGCAACTGCACCACGTTGCGCATCGAGTAACGCCTCGACTTGCCAGCGGTTCTCGTGGGGCTCACGAGCCCTATGCGGTCGTACTGCCGGAGCGTCTGGGGGTGCATGCCCGCCAGTTCGGCGGCCATGGCGATTGCGAACATCGGTGAGTTCTCGTCCATGGCCAGCCTTCCTGTCGGTGAAACGGTGTTTCGGGTGGGTGCGGTTCCCCGCAGGGCCTATTCCTGCGCCTTCGATAGCAGCTCGAGGCGGGGATTCTCTTGTGGCTCGACGGCGTGGAACGCCTCGAGGGCCTCGCGGGCCTCGGCGCTCAGGTGAGCGGGCACCGCCACCTGCACGACCGCGAGCAGATCACCCGTTCCCTTGCTGGTCTCGACGCCGCGTCCCTTGACACGCAGCACGCGCCCCGAGGGAGTGCCGGGAGCGACCTTGAGCTTCACCGGGTCTCCGCCGAGGGTCGGAACCTCGATCGTGGCGCCGAGCGTGGCCTCCACGAATGTCACGGGAACGTTGACGCGGAGGTTCAACCCGTCGCGTTCGAAGACGGGATGTTTGCGCACGGTCACGGTGAGTACGATATCGCCTGGCTCGCCGCCATCAGGACTCGCTTCGCCTTTTCCGCGCAATTTGATCTTCTGGCCGTCGGACACGCCGGCGGGGATCTTCACGGTGATCGGGCGGCCGTCGGCCGTCTGCAGCTTGATCGTGTCGCCCTTGGTGGCCGTGAGAAAGTCGATCGTGGCCCGCGCGGTGACGTCGCGGCCCCTGGTCGGCCCGCCGTAGCCGCGAAAGCCACCGCTCGAGCCGCCGAAGAGGCCACCGAGAAGGTCGTCGTACTGGCTGCCGGCCCCGGGCTGCGTATAGGTGTACTGCTGACCGCCACGGCCGGCGCCGCCCCCACCGAACATGCCGCCGAAGACGTCTTCGAAGCCTCCACCCTGCTGGCCGGGAGCCTGGAAGCGCGCTCCGGAGCCCATGGCTCGGATCTGGTCGTATTCTTTGCGCTGTTCGGGATCCGAGAGCACAGAGTTCGCCTCGGAGATCTCTTTGAACTTCGCCTCGGCCTTCGCGTCACCCGGATTGGAGTCGGGGTGATACTGCCGCGCGAGCTTGCGATAGGTCTTTTTGAGTTCGGCCTCGGAGATGTCCTTCGAGACACCGAGGACCTTGTAGAAGTCTTTATCGAACCAATCCTGGCTGGCCATATTTTCCTCGTTGATCAGTGGTGCCCGTCGAGGGGCTCAGGGAACGACCGTTCCCCGAGCCCCTCGACGGGCTGTACCCAGGTGGTGATTACGCGCTGACCGGCGTCGAGACGACGACCTTGGCCGCACGCAGGAGCGTCGAACCGAGGTAGTAGCCCGTCTCGACGACGTCTGCCACCGTCTCGACCTCGACCTCGGCCGAGGGCTGCTGGAAGATCGCCTCGTGCAGCTTCGGGTCGAATGCCTCGCCGATCGCACCGAAGGGCGCGAGCCCCAGGCGCTCCGTTCCGGCGCGCAACTTCTGCGCGATGGAGGCGAAGGGACCCTCGACGAGGTCGCCGTGCTTCTCGGCACGGTCGAGATCGTCGAGAACCGGCAGCAGGACCTTGACCACGTCGCCGACCGTGCGCTCCCGCTCGATCTCGCGATTGGCCTCGGTGCGCTTGCGGTAGTTGGCGTACTCGGCCGTGACCCGCTGCAGATCGGCGAGCCTCTCGGTCGCGAGCACCTCGTCTGAGGCGGTCGACGACGACGGGGCCTTGGCGTCGTCGAGGAAGCTCAGGTCGGCGTCGGAGAGCGACGTCTCGACGTCGGGCCCCTCTGCCTCGATGAACTCGCCCTCGATCGGCGTGCCGGCCTCGGTCGCGCTGTCGTCGCCCGATGCGTCGGCGTTGCCCGAACCTGCCGCGGGGGTCTCGACCGATTCCGGCTCCGACCCTTCCGCGGGCTCAGGCGTCGCGTTCGTCTCAGTCACGGTTACTTGTCCTTCTTGGGCTCGTCGTCTTCAACGACCTCGGCATCGACCACGTCTTCGTCAGACTTGGTCGAGTCCTGCGGAGCGTCAGCGGCGGCGGAATCCGCAGCCGCAGCGTCGGCCTGGCTCGAGGCGTAGATGGCCTCGCCCAGCTTGCCCTGGCTCTCGTTCAGCTTGTCGAACGCGACCTTCACGGCCTCATCGTTGTCTTCGCCGGCGAGTGCCGTCTTGAGCTCGTCGACGTCGGCCTGCACGCTCGTCTTCACGTCTTCGGGCAGCTTGTCGTCGTTCTCCTTGATGAGCTTGTCGATCGAGTAGGCGAGCTGCTCGGCGTTGTTGCGCACCTCGGCGGCCTCACGGCGCTTCTTGTCTTCGGCGGCGTGCTCTTCGCCCTCGCGCACCATGCGGGCGATGTCGTCCTTCGAGAGGCTGGAGCCGCCCGTGATCGTCATCGACTGCTCCTTGCCGGTGCCCTTGTCCTTGGCGGACACGTGCACGATTCCGTTGGCGTCGATGTCGAAGGTGACCTCGACCTGCGGGATGCCGCGCGGAGCCGGTGCGATGCCGGTCAGCTCGAACGTTCCGAGGTTCTTGTTGTCGCGGGTGAACTGGCGCTCGCCCTGGAAGACCTGGATGGCCACGGACGGCTGGTTGTCGTCGGCCGTGGTGAAGGTCTCGCTGCGCTTGGTCGGGATGGCCGTGTTGCGCTCGATGAGCGTGGTCATCATGCCGCCCTTGGTCTCGATACCGAGGCTCAGCGGGGTGACGTCGATGAGCAGAACGTCTTTGCGCTCGCCCTTCAGAACGCCGGCCTGCAGTGCGGCACCGACGGCCACGACCTCATCCGGGTTGACGCCCTTGTTCGGGTCCTTGCCACCGGTGAGCTTCTTGACGAGCTCGACGACGGCCGGCATACGGGTCGATCCACCGACGAGCACCACGTGCGCGATGTCGTTGACCGACACGCCGGCCTCGCGGATGACGTCTTCGAACGGCTTCTTGGTGCGGTCGAGCAGGTCGGACGTGAGCTCTTCGAACTTGGCGCGGCTCAGCGTCTCGTCGAGGTTGGCGGGGCCGTTCTCGGTGAGCGAGAGATACGGCAGCTGGATCGACGTCGAGGTCGACGAGGACAGTTCCTTCTTCGCCTGCTCTGCTGCCTCCTTGAGACGCTGCTTCGCGATCTTGTCGCCCGAGACGTCGACACCGGTCGAGTCCTTGAAGCGCTTGATGAGGTAGTCCACGACGCGCTGGTCCCAGTCGTCTCCACCGAGGCGGTTGTCACCGGCGGTCGAGCGAACCTGGATGGTGGAGAAGTCGTCGTCTTTTCCGACTTCGAGCAGCGAGACGTCGAACGTTCCACCACCGAGGTCGAAGACGAGGATGAGCTCGTCTTCCTTGCCCTTGTCAAGGCCGTAGGCGAGGGCAGCCGCGGTGGGCTCGTTGATGATGCGCAGCACGTTGAGGCCCGCGATCTCTCCGGCCTCCTTCGTGGCCTGGCGCTCAGCGTCGTTGAAGTAGGCGGGAACCGTGATCACGGCGTCGCTGACGGTGTCGCCCAGGTAGGACTCGGCGTCGCGCTTGAGCTTGGCGAGGATTCGCGCCGAGAGCTCCTGCGGGGTGTAGGGCTTTCCGTCGATGTCGACGGTCCAGTTGGTGCCCACATGACGCTTCACCGAGCTGATGGTGCGGTCGACGTTGGTGACGGCCTGACGCTTGGCCGTCTCACCCACCAGCACCTCGCCGTCTTTCGTGAAGGCGACCACCGAGGGGGTCGTGCGGAAGCCTTCCGCGTTGGCGATGACGGTGGGTTCTCCACCTTCGAGAACCGCAACCACCGAGTTGGTGGTTCCGAGGTCAATTCCTACTGCACGAGCCATGTGAACGATTTCTCCTTGTTTTGCCGGTGGAACGAAATGCACGTTGTGGACAAGGGTTGAGCCTTGTTGACTCAAGCTTGCCAGTCGGGTAATTCCGTGTCAAGTTCTCCCAGCAAAACTTGAGTTACATCGACTCAAGTCTGATTTGATGCGCCCGCAGGCCGGCGGGCTGAGCCAGGCACGCCTGCACGGCCGCCTCGACCGCGCCGTCGACCGCGCGCGTCGCCTTGAGGTCCGAGGCGACGATGTCGGCCCGCGCATCCATCGCCGGCACCAGCCAGGCACCGAGTTCGCCCAGGTAGCCGTCGAGAACCACGGTCACGGGGCCGAGCATCGCCACGACCGAGTCGATCGCGTACGAGAGCGCGGCGGCCGCGATCGCGACGGCGCCGGATGCCCGGGGATCCTCTGCACGCAAGGCGTCGGCCAGAGCCGCGACCGCCACGTGCGGGTGCACGGCGACGAGGGCCTCGACCTCGTTCTCAGACCGGATGCCGGCGGCGGCCACCAGAGCGGACAGCGACGCCGCGCGCCCCAGCGTCGCGCGACCGCCCTCGGAGCCCGCCACGGGCATCCGGCCGAAATCTGCATTGCCGGGCGAAGACGAGATCGGCTCTGTACCGAGAAGAATGGCGCCTCCCACCGCACGCTCACCGCCCAGGTACACGATGATCGGGGCGGGCGACGCGTTCGTCGACGACTCGGCGCGAACCAGGTCGACCGAGGCGAGGGCCGCGAGCGCGCCCACCGAGCCCGTGCTGACGAGCACCTCGGAGCGATCGACGAGCCGGAGCTGCTCCGAGACGGCCGCCACGGGATCGAGGCCGTCGAGATCGCACGCGATCACGACGGAGACCAGGCTGCGCGGGGCCGACACGCTGTCGAGGATCCACTCGATGGCGACGGCGAGCGCCGAGGCCGCCTCGCCCTTGTCGGAGTGCCCCAGATCGATGCGGTCGGCGTACTGCGCCAGGCCGACCCCGCCGACCGTGGCGGTTCTCGCCTTGACACCGTCGGCATCCAGGCGCACGCCGGCCACCACCCACCTGTCACCCGTGAGCGTGACGTCGTGCGTCGGCCGTCCGACGCGAGCCTGCGTGCCCGCGAGCTCTTCCGAGATCAGCTCGAGGCCCTTGAGCTCGGCGATCATGCCGGTGAGCGTCGACAGCCCGAGGCCGGATGCGTCGGCTATCGCCGCCCTCGACGCCGGCCCGTGTGTGCTGAGAAACCGCAGCACGATGCCGAGGTTGTACTCGCGCAGATCAGCTGTGTCTCCCCCGCGGTCGCTGCCGAAGAGGGCCCCCCGGCGCCCGTTCATGCCGTCAGCTTAGACACCGGCACCGCCGTCGTGCCAGTGGCTGAGCCGAGTCGAGGCGGCGCGTCACCGGCCGGATGTTTCGCGGCGCTACTGTGTCAGCATGACTGACCCTTCCGGCGCCGCTCCTCGGCACGACGAGACCTCCCCGGCGACCCCTCTCCCGCTGGTCGCCAACACCGGCGCCGCGCTTGCCGTCGGCATGGATCTGCGCGACGATCTCGAGGTTCCCGCGCGGCAGGTGCGCTCGTGGGCGTTGTGGGACTGGGCGACGCAGCCCTTCAACTCGGTGATCCTGACCTTCATCTTCACGGCGCTCTACCTCACGACCGACGTGTTCCTGCCGGCCGACATCGCTGCCCTGCCCGACGACGACCCCGCCAAGGTGGCCGGGCTCGCAGACCTCGCCAGCGGCTTCGGCTTCGCCATCTTCATCGCCGGCCTCGTCATACTCGTGCTCGCCCCCGTGCTCGGCCAGCGAGCCGACCGCGCGGGCAGTCGCAAGGTGGGGCTGCTGCTCTACACGATCCTGCTCGTGCTCTGCATGGGCGCGCTGTTCTTCGTCGAGGGCCAGCCCAGCTTCTTCGTGCTCGGGGCAGCGCTCGTGGCCATCGGCAGCGTCTTCAGCGAACTCGCCGGGGTGAACTACAACGCGATGCTCGTGCAGGTCTCCACAAAGAAGACCATCGGCCGGGTGAGCGGGCTCGGCTGGGGCCTCGGCTACATCGGCGGCATCGTGGCGCTCGTCATCGTGGTCGTCGCCTACAGCTTCGACTGGTTCGGCCTTCCAGAAGACGACGGGCTGCCCTTCCGCGTCGTCGCCGTCGGCTGCGCGCTCTGGACCGTCATCTTCGCGATACCCATCTTCGTCTTCGTGCCCGAGGTCGAGGCATCCGGCCCCGCCGCGGCCAAGGTCAACTTCTTCGCGAGCTACGCCGTGCTCGCGAAGGACATCGCCCGGCTGTACCGCGAGAGCCGGCACACGTTCTGGTTCCTCACCGCGAGCGCCGTCTATCGCGACGGGCTCGCCGGGGTGTTCGCCTTCGGCGCCATCATCGCGTCGGGCACCTTCGGCTTCGAGTTCCTCGAGGTGGTGGCGTTCGGCATCGCCGCGAACCTCGTGGCGGGGGTCAGCACCATCATCTCAGGTCGGTTCGACGACAGATTCGGTCCGCGCGCCGTCATCCTGTTCTCTCTCGTCGGCCTCGTCGTAGCGGGCACCGGCGTCTTCGCCCTGCACGATGCGGGCAAGATCGTCTTCTGGATCGGCGGCCTCGCCCTGTGCCTCTTCGTCGGCCCCGCCCAGACCGCGTCGCGATCGCTCCTCGCCCGGGTCTCCCCGGCGGGCCGCGAGGGAGAGATCTTCGGCCTCTACGCCACCACGGGGCGCGCGGCGAGCTTCATCTCCCCCGGGCTCTGGGCTCTGTTCATCTCGCTCGCCGGTGCTCAGTACTGGGGCATCCTGGGCATCGTGCTGGTGGTCGCCATGGGCCTGGTTCTCATGTTGCTGGTGAAGCTGCCCGACCTGCGCGCGACCGCGCCGGCCCCGACCTCGGTGGCCAGGTCCGAGTAGCGAGTCCCCTCCCCTTCTCGCCCTCCGCCCCCTCGGCCCCCGCTCCGCCCCCTCGGCCCCCTCGGCCCCTTCCGGGCGCGAGAAGTCGCAGAAGGCGACTTTTCGAGCGAGGAAGCCGCCATCCGCGACCTCTCACCCCGCGCGACCGCCGCGCTCCGGGCGCGAGTGGACTCACATGGCGAGTCACGCGGGAGTAAACCCGCCATGTGCGACCTCTCACCAGCCATGGGGGCGTGTGTGACGGAGGAGCAGATTCCCCGTTCAGCGCGCTGTGGAGGAGCGGATCGCGCACTGTGGAGAGTTTTGCGGGTTGCCGCGTGCACCCGGGCACACTGGCTCGCATGCCCCGCGCTCTCGCCCTTCCGCCGGCACTGCGCGGATCGGCCTTCTCGGTGCGTGCTGCAACCGAGTCGGGCGTCGCGCGCAGTCGGCTTCGCGCCGCCGACCTGCAGACTCCGTTCTACGGAACACGCCTCGACATCGAGCACCCCACGCTGAGACAGCGTTGCGCGGCGTGGCAGTCCGTCGCTCCGCCGGCCTCGTACGTGAGTCACTCGACGGCGGCGCGGCTCTTCGGCTGCCCGCTCCCGTCGACGCTCGAGAGATCCAGTGATCTTCACATCTCGGTGCCTCGCCCCCAGCGGGCGCCGCGCTCCCGGGGAGTCCGGGGGCATGCCGTCGCGCACCCCGTTGCGCACTCCGCCCGCGATCCGAACTCGAGAGCGACGAACTCGAGAACGACGAACCCTGAAACGGAGGCGGCCTGGTTCGATTCTCGGGGACTCCGGATGTCCACCGCGGAGCGCACGTGGCTCGACCTCGCGACGCAGCTCGACTTCGTTCGGCTCGTGGCCGCCGGCGACTACCTCCTTCGAGGAATCCGGGATCCGGATGGCCGGCGCTCCCCCTTCACCACCATCCAACGCCTTCGCGACGCCTTCGCCAGCCACCCGGCGAAGCGCAACCGACGCACGATCGCCGCGGCCCTCGAAGCGCTGCGTGAACGTGTCGATTCCCCCAAAGAGACCGAGCTCAGGCTCTTACTGCAGGATGCCGGCTTTCCCGAGTTGATCGTCAATGAGCCCGTGCGCGACGAATTCGGAGTGGTTCTGGCGTGCCCTGACCGTCGAGTCCGAGGGTTCAATGTAGGCATCGAATACAAGGGATTTGTCCACGCGACCGATCCCGCCACGTGGGAGAACGACATCGTGCGCCAGCGCAGACTCGATTCGGTCGAGTGGAAGACGATCGACGTCATGCGATCGGACCTGCGCCAGCCCCATCACCTCATGCTGGTGCTCGAACGCGAGCTGCAGAAACGCGGCTGGACCGGCCGCTGCACCTGGCCGGCGCTGCACTATGCGCCCGAGTAAAGACACCCTGGGCTGAAGACACCCCGGAGTGACGACACTCTGGGCTGAAGACACCCTTCTCGCACCCGTGAGACGTCACGCGTGGCGGGTTGGCGCCGCGCCAACCCGCCCTGTGCAACCCCTCACGCTGAGGGCCCCTCCCCGTCGCCACGCGAGAGGACGCGGATGGTGACATTGGTGGCACGCAGCTCACCACCTGCGACTTCTCGCGGGAACATGGTGGGTATGGAGAGAGTCCCGGCGGGGCGGGCGTCGCAGCGGGGCGGCGGTCCCAGCGGGGCGGCGGCCGCAGCCGGGCTAGGCCGGATGGGCGCGGGCGCCTATGCCGGGACCGTGATCCAGAGCCAGATCAGCAGCATCGTGACTAGAAAGCCCGAGATGAAGTTGAGCGTGAGGAACCGGCGCCAGCCCACGTTCGCGCGTTCGGCCTGCGCGTCGGTGATCGACCAGTAGGGCAGCACGCTCGCCGCGTAGGGCAGAACGAGCAGCCCGCCGAGCGGGCCGGGCCAGGTGCTGAACAGCATCAACACGCCGCCGAGCATGTAGGCGAAGAAGGCGAAGCGCACGGTGGCCGCGCCGCCGATGACCGTGGCGATCGATCCGATTGCCGCCTCGCGGTCGGCGACGATGTCTTGCACGGCCCCGAACGCGTGGCTCGCGATGCCCCACAGGAAGAATGCCGCGAGCACCGCCCAGAGCATGGGTGTGAATACGGCACCCGCGAGAACGAGGCCGTACACGGCGGGGCTCACGAAGTGGGTGCTCGACGTCAGGGAGTCGATGAACGGGCGCTCCTTGAAGCGCAGCTTCGGCGCGCTGTACGCGACCACCGCGAACAGGCTGATGGCCAGAACGATCCACGAGAGCGCAGAACCCACCAGCACGAGGTACACGATGAACGGCACGTTCGTGACGACGACGGCCCAGAGGGTGATGCGATGCAGCGAGCGATCGAGCACCGCGCCCTCGACCCCGCCCTTGCGCGGGTTGCGCATGTCGGACTCGTAGTCGAACACGTCGTTGATGCCGTACATGGCCAGGTTGTACGGAATCAGAAAGTAGAGGGTGCCCAGCACGAAGACCAGGTCGACCTCTCGAGTGACCAGCAGGTAGCCGGCCGCGAAGGGGAACGCCGTGTTCACCCACGACAGCGGGCGCGACGAGAGAAGCAGCTGGCGGATCACGTGACGTCCTTCGATCGGGCGGGCAACAGCATCCAGAGCGACGGCAGCAGGATGGCCGCGGCGATGGCGTAGGCGAAGTCTTCGAGCGGCGCGATGCCGATGAAGGCACCCGAGATCAGCGCGTCGTCGTAGCCGACGAGGCCGACGCCGATCATGACGTTGTCGAAGACCGCGGTGAACACCAACAGGATGCCGAGGCCGATCAGCACGGCCGGCCACCAGGGGCGGGCCCGCCCGGTGGCTGACAGACGGGAGCGGCCTCGCGTTCGCAGCAGTGCGATCACGGCGACGACCGCCACGACGGCGAGGAAGATCGCGTTCAGCGCCCAGTAGCTCATGAGGCGACCCCGGAGCGGCTCGAGCGGGGCCGAGCGGAGCCCCTCGTCAGAAAGCCGAAGAGGTTCATCGTGAGGTAGCAGAGCAGCGTCAGAAAGAAGATCTCTTCGAGGGGCAGCTCGGGGGCCAGCTGGAGCCCGGTCATGAAGGCCGTCTCGCCACGGAAGAAGATGCCGAGGCCGATGCCCGCCAGATCCCAGACCACGAAGAACACGATGCCCGCCGCCAGAACGAGCGCAGCGCGCCTGCCGTCGCGGAAGAAGAACAGGGTGAAGCGACGATCGAGCACCACCATTCCGGTGAGCGAGACACCCAGCGCGACGAGGTACAGCACGCCCATCAGTCGTCCGCAGGAACTTCCGCGGTCGCCTCGACAGGGCCGGCTGACGCGTCGCGCGCAGCAGACGCCTGGGGATACGGCAGGGGCTCGATGGTGTCGCCGTCATCGCCGGGCTCGGCCAGCGCTCCCGTGCTGGTGTCGCCCCTGAGCCGCTTGATCACGAGCTCGGCGCTGATGAGGCACATGGGCAGACCGATGCCGGGAATCGTCGACCCGCCCGCGTAGACGAGGCCGTCGACCTTCTTCGACACGTTGCCGGCGCGGAAGAACGCGCTCTGACCCAGGGTGTGGGCGGGGCCGAGGGCCGTTCCCTTCCAGGAGTTCAGGTCGTCGGCGAAGTCGGCGGGGCCGACCGTGCGCCGCACCACGATGCGCGAGGCGAGGTCGGGAACTCCGGCCCACTCGGCCACCTGGGCGATCGCCGCGTCGGCGATCTTCTCGACACGGGCATCCCCCTCGCCGTTCTCGCCACCGTGGCCGATGCCGGGGTCGGCGGGGATCGGAACGAGGACGAAGAGGTTCTCGTGGCCCTCGGGCGCGACGGAGCCGTCGGTGGCGCTCGGCCGGCACACGTAGATGGAGGCGGGCTCGGGCACGGATGTGGGCCCTGGGCGACCGAATCGACCGAGCGGCCCCGCCTTGGTTCCGAAGATCTTGCCGAAGTCGCCCTTCCAGTCTTTGGTGAAGAACAGCGAGTGGTGGGTCAGTTCGGGCAGCTCGCCCGTGATGCCGAGGTAGACGAGAACGGCGCTGGGCCCCGCCGTCTTCTTCTCCCAGTAGCTCTCGGGGTAGCTCTGCAGCTCGGGCAGCAGCATCGTGGTCTCGACGTGGCGCAGGTCTGCTGTGGCCACGACGAGTTCGGCCTCGAGCGCATGGGCTCGGCCGTCGGCGTCGGTGTAGTGCACGCCTCCGACACGACTGCGGCCGTCGGCGGCACCAGACACGACAGGATCAGACACGACGGCAGCGGCAGAGGCGGGAGTGGCCGCGGGCGGCGCATCCTTCGCAGGCGGGCCCGACTGCGCGACGCCCTGAGCACTCACGGGTTTGCCGTCGTGCGGGCTCACCTCGCCGGCGAGAACGCGACGAAGCTCCTCGCGATCGATCACGTTCGTGTCGAATTCGGTCGTCTCGTAGTCGTAGACGCTCTTCTCCGGCTCGGGCGCCGCCAGCGACTCGTCGGGCGCGAGCACGATGCGGGTCACCGAGGCCCCGGTGCGGATGTCGACCCCGGCCTGCGTGGCGATCCTCTCGATGCTGCCGATCACCTGTCCGAAACCGCCCTGCGGATAGAGCACGCCGTCGTTCATGTCGAGATGGCTCATCAGGTGGTACATGCTCGGCGTGGCATATGGCGATGAGCCGAGGAAGACGGCGGGGTAGCCCAGGATCTGCTGGAGTCTCGGGTTGCGCACCGTGCGACCGGCGAAGCTCGCCAGCGTCTCGGTGAGCAGCCGCACGAGGCGGGGCGTGCGCGTGACGACAGGGCCGACGAACAGCGGCTTGAGGTCTTCGAAGGTGGAGTAGAGGAAGTACTTCTTCGCCAGCTCGTAGGTCTCCCGAGCCGAGTCGAGGTAGCCGGCCATCTTCACGCCTGAGCCGGGCTCGATCGACTCGAACAGCTCGAGGTTGGCGTCGAGCGTATCCCTGATGTCGACGGGCTGTTCCCCGCCCTCGAAGAACACCCGGTAGCCGGGGTCGAGGCGCGTGAGGTCGAGCTGCTCGTCGGCCGAGGTTCCCATCATCTTGTAGAAGTGATCGAACACCTCGGGCATGAGGTACCACGACGGGCCCGTGTCGAAGGTGAAGCCGTCTTTCTGCCACGTTCCGGCCCGGCCGCCCACGGCGTCGCGCTTCTCGAGCACCGTGACCGCATAGCCCTCGCGCGCCAGGAGGGCGGCGCTGGCCAGTCCGCTGATGCCCGCCCCGATGACGATCGCTCGGCCCGCTAAGGAAGCAGCGACACCGGCGCCCGTCGTGGCGGGATCGAATTCGGGAATGCTGGCGGTCACGCGCGCTCCTTCGGTAGACGACCCATGGCCGCTGCTGCTGCAATTCGAATCTTAACCGGGTTGGGAACCCGGATGCGGGTGGTCACGAGAACAGACGCCGGCGTCTCACGCAGGCGCCTGGTGAGCTCGGTGAAGAGCCCCTGGGCGAGGGCGACGGCCTTGCGCGACGACGAGGGCAGCAGCGGCAGCGTGGCGCTGGCGATGTCGAGGTCGTTCTGGATGTCGTCGATGATGGCCGTCTTCTCGGCCTCGGTGAACGAGCCGACGTCGACGCCCGGAAAGTAGCTGCGGCCGAGGGCCGTGAAGTCCGCGGCGAGGTCTCGCAGAAAGTTGATCTTCTGAAAGGCGGCGCCGAGGTGCCGCGCTCCGTCGACCAGCAGGGCCTCGTCTGCGTCGGAATAGCGGTGGCCCTGCAGGAATGCCTTGAGGCACATCAGTCCCACGACCTCGGCCGAGCCGTAGACGTAAGCGTCGAACGACTCGGGGGTGT carries:
- a CDS encoding squalene/phytoene synthase family protein, whose product is MTSRYSLYDRVAMEASAVVINRYSTSFGLASKLLGKEVRQHVENIYALVRLADEVVDGVAADACLEPAAIVAQLDTLERETDEAVRCGYSTNLIVHAFAITARETGFGAELTAPFYASMRADLSETEHTPESFDAYVYGSAEVVGLMCLKAFLQGHRYSDADEALLVDGARHLGAAFQKINFLRDLAADFTALGRSYFPGVDVGSFTEAEKTAIIDDIQNDLDIASATLPLLPSSSRKAVALAQGLFTELTRRLRETPASVLVTTRIRVPNPVKIRIAAAAAMGRLPKERA
- a CDS encoding lycopene cyclase domain-containing protein → MSYWALNAIFLAVVAVVAVIALLRTRGRSRLSATGRARPWWPAVLIGLGILLVFTAVFDNVMIGVGLVGYDDALISGAFIGIAPLEDFAYAIAAAILLPSLWMLLPARSKDVT
- a CDS encoding lycopene cyclase domain-containing protein; its protein translation is MGVLYLVALGVSLTGMVVLDRRFTLFFFRDGRRAALVLAAGIVFFVVWDLAGIGLGIFFRGETAFMTGLQLAPELPLEEIFFLTLLCYLTMNLFGFLTRGSARPRSSRSGVAS
- the crtI gene encoding phytoene desaturase family protein encodes the protein MTASIPEFDPATTGAGVAASLAGRAIVIGAGISGLASAALLAREGYAVTVLEKRDAVGGRAGTWQKDGFTFDTGPSWYLMPEVFDHFYKMMGTSADEQLDLTRLDPGYRVFFEGGEQPVDIRDTLDANLELFESIEPGSGVKMAGYLDSARETYELAKKYFLYSTFEDLKPLFVGPVVTRTPRLVRLLTETLASFAGRTVRNPRLQQILGYPAVFLGSSPYATPSMYHLMSHLDMNDGVLYPQGGFGQVIGSIERIATQAGVDIRTGASVTRIVLAPDESLAAPEPEKSVYDYETTEFDTNVIDREELRRVLAGEVSPHDGKPVSAQGVAQSGPPAKDAPPAATPASAAAVVSDPVVSGAADGRSRVGGVHYTDADGRAHALEAELVVATADLRHVETTMLLPELQSYPESYWEKKTAGPSAVLVYLGITGELPELTHHSLFFTKDWKGDFGKIFGTKAGPLGRFGRPGPTSVPEPASIYVCRPSATDGSVAPEGHENLFVLVPIPADPGIGHGGENGEGDARVEKIADAAIAQVAEWAGVPDLASRIVVRRTVGPADFADDLNSWKGTALGPAHTLGQSAFFRAGNVSKKVDGLVYAGGSTIPGIGLPMCLISAELVIKRLRGDTSTGALAEPGDDGDTIEPLPYPQASAARDASAGPVEATAEVPADD